A genomic segment from Neobacillus sp. YX16 encodes:
- a CDS encoding AAA family ATPase: MKLQKIHIHNYRSIIDQSFDLNDYTLLVGANNAGKSTVINAIRTFYEKVKYNKKADFPKQGFTDQESWIEITYALTEEEYESLPDNYKTSNKSLIVRKLLDSKDTTRMTKDQSNLYAVIDGELETNLFFGAKNISNAKLGDVVYIPAVSSASDSLKMSGPSPLRDTINFLFKEVVNDHPSYQDLTTAFKNFNAYANQKDGVFDNIVKPFNNDIEEWGISFNLKINPISTDEITKSLISSHFSDGNISNQEFNIDQYGHGFQRAVIFNLIKLSAGFKKEKKTKKKEFNPKLTILLFEEPEAFLHPTQQDQLAYNLRVLSQVVDYQVILTSHSSLFIGKATNELNQIINIKKRDGVSYLYQPSKMELDNFFKYNVDFKALLDGSLSDELNEELIAQEEKFRYQLWLDSERSSMFFANHVFITEGATEKILIEYLLDNDWADLKREKIYVLDAMGKFNIHRYIKLLSLFGIKHSVFIDSDSEKKGKGLVLHQKLNKHICDCMTFYTSCEPHLFEPDLESFLGLPVPKDRERKPLEILKAVTSNSIDINKLGEFKKIIINQLYGKQLEQGAEKDTVRI; this comes from the coding sequence GTGAAACTACAAAAAATACACATACATAATTATCGGTCTATTATAGACCAGAGTTTTGATTTAAACGATTATACTTTACTAGTAGGTGCAAATAACGCTGGTAAATCTACCGTAATTAACGCAATTCGGACTTTTTATGAAAAAGTTAAATATAACAAAAAAGCTGATTTTCCTAAACAAGGCTTTACTGATCAAGAATCTTGGATTGAAATTACATATGCTTTAACGGAGGAAGAATATGAGAGCCTTCCAGATAATTATAAGACTTCAAATAAAAGTCTTATTGTAAGGAAACTATTGGATTCAAAAGATACTACTAGAATGACGAAAGACCAGAGTAATTTATATGCTGTAATTGACGGTGAATTAGAAACGAATTTATTCTTTGGTGCGAAAAATATCAGTAATGCAAAATTAGGAGACGTAGTTTATATACCAGCAGTGAGTTCTGCTTCAGATAGTTTAAAAATGTCAGGACCTTCTCCCTTAAGAGACACAATAAATTTTCTATTCAAAGAAGTAGTTAATGACCACCCAAGCTATCAAGATTTAACCACGGCATTTAAAAACTTTAATGCATATGCGAATCAAAAAGACGGAGTATTTGATAATATTGTTAAACCATTTAATAATGATATAGAAGAATGGGGTATTTCGTTTAACCTAAAGATAAATCCTATATCCACTGACGAAATAACAAAAAGTTTAATCTCTTCACATTTTAGTGACGGTAACATAAGCAATCAAGAATTTAACATTGACCAATATGGACACGGTTTTCAACGTGCTGTAATCTTTAACTTAATAAAGCTTTCAGCAGGATTTAAAAAAGAAAAGAAAACAAAGAAAAAAGAGTTTAACCCCAAATTGACAATCTTGTTATTTGAAGAACCAGAAGCCTTTTTACACCCTACACAACAAGATCAGTTAGCATATAACTTAAGGGTATTATCTCAGGTAGTAGACTACCAGGTGATTTTAACAAGTCATTCCTCTCTTTTTATTGGAAAAGCAACTAATGAATTAAATCAAATTATTAATATTAAAAAAAGAGACGGAGTTTCTTATTTATATCAGCCTAGTAAAATGGAATTAGATAATTTCTTTAAATATAACGTTGATTTTAAGGCATTACTTGACGGCAGTTTAAGTGATGAATTGAATGAAGAACTAATTGCACAAGAGGAGAAATTCCGCTACCAACTTTGGTTAGACTCAGAACGTTCCTCAATGTTCTTTGCAAATCACGTTTTTATTACGGAAGGAGCAACCGAGAAAATATTGATTGAATATCTTCTCGATAATGATTGGGCAGACCTAAAAAGAGAAAAGATATATGTTCTGGACGCCATGGGTAAATTTAATATTCACAGATATATCAAGTTGCTTAGTCTTTTTGGAATTAAACATTCTGTCTTTATTGATTCTGACTCGGAGAAAAAAGGAAAAGGACTTGTATTACACCAAAAATTAAACAAACATATTTGTGATTGTATGACTTTTTATACTTCTTGCGAGCCACATTTATTTGAACCAGACCTTGAAAGTTTCTTAGGATTACCAGTGCCAAAAGATAGAGAACGGAAACCGTTAGAGATTTTAAAAGCAGTTACAAGTAATTCTATTGATATTAACAAACTAGGGGAATTCAAAAAAATCATAATAAATCAATTATATGGAAAACAACTTGAACAAGGTGCAGAAAAAGATACAGTTAGGATCTAG
- a CDS encoding site-specific DNA-methyltransferase → MSTNLSKQRREELLEKLNQIETFVEENSKDENVRLLLTNIAEIRKDINGKKFGLLFEEHEESIDNLLEKNTTIITEERELFINNGGDMNFLIEGDNLASLELLTKTHREKIDLIYIDPPYNTGNKDFTYDDKLVEKDDGFKHSKWISFMERRIKIANQLLTNKGIMVISIGYHELNYLVLLCEEIFLNKQVVTVTVQTSGGKPSGGFNYLQEYLVFITPKDFEPNPVKFAGGIARSPFEGLTLSTFDKTQRPNQTYPIFIDKKTHQIVGTGLSLQERINNGSYTGALSDFLFDFNEAPNGTVALWPISSKGGECVWRLIATRLMDDWNKGFIKVSKNRSKNHPNKYSVQYLPEGVINKIEGGLLEVIGTEEGSPTLVFGENKTVGSDIPTIWTEKDFYTTKGTNLLKEILGPKKFSYPKPLEFIVEVLRATSKPDSIILDFFAGSGTTGQAVMELNKEDSGQRKFILCTNNQNNICREVTYERLKRVNDIYSYNMSLKYFKVDFVEVENRFFYEYTDELLEHVRELVELENAIDFTANNEVDIILTDEELEEFVRNFEERKECKIIYLGHDVLPNYVQETLFKKHKIKVNIIPDYYYREKRG, encoded by the coding sequence ATGAGTACAAATTTATCGAAACAACGAAGAGAAGAATTACTTGAGAAACTCAATCAAATTGAAACTTTTGTTGAGGAGAATTCAAAAGATGAAAATGTAAGACTACTATTAACCAATATTGCTGAGATTAGAAAGGATATAAATGGAAAGAAGTTTGGTCTTCTTTTTGAAGAACACGAAGAAAGTATTGATAATTTATTAGAAAAAAATACCACTATTATTACTGAAGAGAGAGAATTATTTATTAACAATGGTGGAGATATGAATTTTTTAATTGAAGGAGATAATCTTGCTTCTTTAGAATTATTAACTAAAACTCACCGAGAAAAGATTGATTTAATTTATATTGACCCTCCGTATAATACAGGAAATAAAGATTTTACTTATGACGACAAGCTTGTTGAAAAAGACGACGGTTTTAAACATAGTAAATGGATTTCATTCATGGAGAGAAGAATAAAGATTGCAAATCAGCTGTTAACTAATAAAGGGATTATGGTCATAAGTATTGGTTACCATGAGCTTAATTATTTAGTATTGCTTTGCGAAGAAATTTTTCTTAATAAACAAGTTGTAACTGTAACAGTTCAAACCTCTGGTGGAAAACCTTCTGGTGGATTTAATTATCTTCAAGAATATTTGGTTTTCATTACACCAAAGGATTTTGAACCTAATCCTGTAAAGTTTGCTGGGGGAATTGCCAGAAGTCCGTTTGAAGGTTTAACACTAAGTACATTTGATAAAACTCAAAGACCTAATCAAACTTATCCTATTTTCATAGATAAAAAAACTCACCAAATTGTAGGTACAGGCTTATCTTTACAAGAAAGAATTAATAACGGAAGTTATACTGGAGCATTATCAGATTTTCTTTTTGATTTCAATGAAGCACCGAACGGAACAGTTGCACTTTGGCCGATCAGTAGTAAAGGTGGCGAATGTGTTTGGCGTTTGATTGCCACTCGACTAATGGACGATTGGAATAAGGGATTTATAAAAGTAAGTAAAAATAGGTCAAAAAACCACCCAAACAAATACAGTGTTCAATACCTTCCAGAAGGAGTTATTAACAAAATAGAAGGTGGTTTGTTAGAAGTTATTGGTACTGAAGAAGGGTCTCCAACATTAGTCTTTGGAGAGAATAAAACGGTTGGTTCAGATATTCCTACAATCTGGACTGAGAAAGATTTTTACACCACTAAGGGAACTAATCTTCTAAAAGAGATTTTGGGACCAAAAAAATTCTCTTATCCAAAACCACTTGAATTTATAGTTGAAGTGTTAAGAGCCACTTCTAAGCCAGATAGCATAATTTTGGACTTCTTTGCTGGTTCTGGTACTACTGGGCAAGCTGTTATGGAATTAAATAAAGAAGATAGTGGACAACGAAAATTCATTCTTTGTACAAATAATCAAAACAATATTTGTCGTGAGGTCACATATGAACGCTTAAAGAGAGTGAATGACATTTATTCTTACAACATGAGTTTAAAGTATTTTAAGGTAGATTTTGTAGAAGTAGAAAATCGATTCTTTTATGAATACACTGACGAGTTACTTGAACATGTGCGTGAATTAGTTGAATTGGAAAACGCTATTGACTTTACTGCGAATAATGAAGTTGACATTATTTTGACTGACGAAGAACTAGAAGAATTCGTTCGAAATTTTGAAGAAAGAAAAGAATGTAAAATTATTTACCTCGGACATGACGTCCTTCCAAATTATGTACAGGAAACTCTTTTCAAAAAACACAAAATTAAGGTTAATATCATTCCAGATTATTATTATAGGGAG